In Desulforhopalus sp., a single window of DNA contains:
- a CDS encoding DUF1641 domain-containing protein, with amino-acid sequence MDEALILKKLDALSNEIQTLKADVVAELKKEILPLSLQTGPLVADCLSDLDQENRREDLVHFMRNLVLNVETLNALLSTAKGAMELKNELEPVAKQVYPKVTELFSDMEGQYDLEEIAALLRNTLSNVHHLNTAVTMLKSGMELKDEIEPIAKLVLPKTIELFAEMEGQYSVDDITTLVRNTLSNLHHFNTAITMLKAGMELVDEIEPVAKLSLPGIIDLFSQLEGTLKVAGGAMGATLKGCTFSEQQAEAMCNVIAAIDLSKPNKLGPVGLVKKLYDPKIQETLGMVFTLLEAVGALLQAHRDNR; translated from the coding sequence ATGGATGAAGCCCTGATTTTAAAAAAACTGGATGCCCTTTCCAATGAGATTCAGACATTGAAAGCTGATGTCGTGGCAGAGCTAAAAAAAGAAATCCTGCCGCTCTCCCTGCAAACGGGCCCTTTGGTCGCCGATTGTTTATCCGACCTCGATCAAGAAAACAGACGGGAGGATCTCGTCCACTTCATGAGGAATTTGGTGCTCAATGTTGAGACGCTAAACGCCCTCCTCTCCACGGCCAAAGGTGCCATGGAGCTGAAAAATGAGCTGGAACCGGTGGCCAAACAGGTCTACCCGAAGGTGACCGAGCTTTTCTCGGACATGGAAGGACAGTATGACCTTGAGGAAATTGCCGCCCTGCTCCGCAACACCCTGAGCAACGTCCATCACCTCAATACTGCCGTTACCATGCTCAAATCTGGCATGGAACTGAAGGATGAGATCGAACCGATTGCCAAACTGGTCCTGCCAAAAACCATTGAACTCTTTGCCGAGATGGAAGGCCAGTACAGTGTTGATGACATCACCACGCTGGTTCGCAACACCCTCAGCAACCTCCATCATTTCAACACAGCAATCACCATGCTCAAGGCAGGCATGGAACTCGTCGATGAAATTGAGCCGGTTGCCAAACTCAGCCTGCCTGGCATTATCGACCTGTTCAGCCAATTGGAAGGAACGCTAAAGGTTGCTGGTGGAGCAATGGGTGCCACCTTAAAGGGATGCACGTTCTCCGAGCAGCAGGCAGAGGCCATGTGCAATGTCATTGCGGCCATCGACCTGAGCAAGCCCAACAAGCTCGGCCCTGTTGGACTTGTAAAGAAGCTCTACGATCCGAAGATCCAAGAGACTTTGGGTATGGTTTTCACTCTTTTGGAAGCAGTTGGTGCCTTGTTACAGGCCCACAGGGACAACCGATAA
- a CDS encoding helix-turn-helix domain-containing protein → MTNDEFYLARGKLGKTQKQLADLLGISLRTVHSYEQGWRNIPEHTEKYIYFLLIHQKARKETLIPCWERKLCVEKEHCPAFEFDSGHMCWYLCGTLCECTKDSCRRTKMHICKNCEIFKSLLK, encoded by the coding sequence ATGACCAACGACGAATTCTATCTTGCCCGCGGCAAGCTCGGCAAGACGCAAAAGCAGCTGGCAGACCTCCTTGGCATATCACTACGGACCGTGCACAGCTACGAACAGGGCTGGCGAAACATTCCCGAACACACTGAGAAATACATCTATTTTCTTCTTATCCACCAGAAGGCGAGAAAGGAAACCCTCATTCCTTGCTGGGAAAGAAAACTCTGCGTCGAAAAGGAACATTGCCCTGCCTTTGAATTTGATAGCGGCCACATGTGCTGGTACCTGTGCGGCACGCTTTGTGAGTGCACAAAAGACTCCTGCCGCAGAACCAAGATGCACATTTGCAAGAATTGTGAAATCTTCAAATCGCTCTTGAAATAG
- a CDS encoding ABC transporter permease: MRTTDQLHFITTSIRAKPLQSFLTGLGIAVGITAVILLTSMGEGLQRFVVAEFTQFGANLIGINPGKVTTMGTSLGVLGSERLLTIEDSEALKRLPEAEAVVPLVQGNAEVSAEGRTRRITLYGVGAEMDKALRMQVGSGRFLPPDDPRTARPFVVLGDKVANELFPGENPIGRRVQIGNQPGRVLGVMEHKGQILGFDMDDTVYIPAVRALDLFDREGLMEIDVLFRDGYRAEEVVAAIKRILVNRHGQEDFTITTQQQMLDVLGSVLSMLTVAVGALGGISLLVGSVGIFTIMTIAVRERTAEIGLLRAVGASQGHILWLFLLEGTVLAGLGGAAGLAAGFCLAALIQAFVPLLPVHTPWSFVFFAEILSMVIGIVAGIIPARQAARLDPVEALRSE; the protein is encoded by the coding sequence ATGCGGACGACCGACCAGCTGCATTTTATTACCACCTCTATCCGTGCCAAACCCCTGCAGTCCTTTCTCACGGGTCTTGGCATCGCCGTCGGCATTACCGCGGTCATTCTTCTGACCTCGATGGGTGAAGGGCTGCAGCGTTTTGTCGTCGCCGAGTTCACCCAGTTCGGTGCCAATCTTATCGGCATCAACCCCGGCAAGGTGACCACTATGGGGACCTCGCTTGGTGTCCTTGGCTCGGAGCGGCTCCTGACCATCGAGGACAGCGAGGCCCTGAAGCGCCTGCCCGAGGCCGAAGCGGTGGTGCCGCTCGTTCAAGGCAATGCCGAGGTGAGCGCCGAGGGCCGGACGAGAAGAATCACCCTCTACGGTGTCGGTGCCGAGATGGATAAGGCCTTGCGCATGCAGGTCGGCAGCGGCCGCTTCCTGCCGCCGGACGATCCCCGTACTGCCCGGCCCTTCGTGGTGCTTGGTGACAAGGTGGCGAATGAGCTTTTTCCGGGTGAAAACCCAATCGGCAGGCGGGTGCAGATCGGCAACCAGCCCGGCCGGGTGCTCGGGGTCATGGAACACAAGGGGCAGATTCTCGGTTTTGATATGGATGACACAGTTTATATCCCGGCGGTCAGGGCCCTCGACCTCTTCGACCGGGAAGGGCTGATGGAAATCGATGTCCTCTTCCGGGATGGCTACCGGGCGGAGGAGGTGGTGGCGGCGATAAAGCGGATTCTCGTCAACCGCCATGGCCAGGAGGATTTTACCATCACCACCCAGCAGCAGATGCTTGATGTCCTCGGTTCGGTGCTGTCGATGCTGACCGTCGCCGTTGGTGCCCTGGGCGGCATCTCCCTTTTGGTCGGCAGCGTCGGCATCTTTACCATCATGACTATCGCCGTTCGAGAGCGTACCGCCGAGATCGGCCTGTTGCGCGCGGTCGGTGCCTCGCAGGGCCATATTCTCTGGCTTTTTCTTCTGGAAGGCACGGTCTTGGCGGGGCTTGGCGGGGCCGCCGGTCTGGCCGCCGGTTTTTGCCTCGCCGCATTGATTCAGGCCTTTGTGCCCCTTCTGCCGGTGCACACCCCGTGGAGCTTTGTCTTCTTTGCCGAGATCCTGTCGATGGTTATCGGCATAGTTGCCGGAATCATTCCTGCCCGTCAGGCAGCCCGGCTCGATCCGGTGGAGGCGTTGCGTTCGGAGTAA
- a CDS encoding ABC transporter permease, with protein MRPLDTINFGLASLGSNRVRTALMLLAMSIGVAAVVLLTGIGNGARLYIVDKFAALGTNLVIVIPGRAETASNAPATLVGETPRDLTLEDTMAVMRSELVSRAAPLNIGELSAVRLGLERQVPVLGSTTSFMEIHHLKLERGSFLPDEDWDIARPVCVLGSKVYQELFGRDAALGELMRLGGYRCRVIGILSSEGRSLGFDTQELVVVPVAFAQMLFNSSGLFRILVEGKDQQSLDKLKTHIADTIAKRHYGEKDVTIITQDSVLATFDKILRSLTLTVAGIAAISLVVAGILIMNVMLMSVAQRTAEIGLCKALGGTRRQIMVMLVTEALLLSMIGGICGLLLGLAGAWGIAQFYPELTTNPPLWAVGAAIATALGTGLVFSLLPAGRAARLDPIRALARR; from the coding sequence GTGCGCCCCCTCGACACCATAAACTTCGGCCTGGCCAGTCTTGGCAGCAACCGGGTGCGCACCGCCCTGATGCTCCTGGCCATGAGCATCGGTGTTGCGGCGGTGGTGCTCCTTACCGGTATCGGCAACGGCGCAAGACTGTATATTGTCGATAAATTCGCCGCCTTAGGTACCAATCTGGTCATTGTCATCCCCGGCCGGGCGGAAACCGCCAGCAATGCCCCGGCGACTCTGGTCGGCGAGACCCCCCGCGACCTAACCCTTGAAGACACCATGGCGGTGATGCGCAGCGAGCTGGTAAGCCGCGCCGCCCCCCTCAATATCGGTGAACTGAGTGCCGTACGCCTCGGACTGGAACGGCAGGTGCCGGTACTCGGTTCGACGACCTCTTTTATGGAGATACACCACCTGAAATTGGAGCGCGGTTCATTTCTGCCTGACGAGGATTGGGACATTGCCAGGCCGGTCTGCGTTCTCGGCTCCAAGGTATACCAGGAGCTGTTCGGCCGGGACGCAGCGCTCGGGGAATTGATGCGCCTGGGCGGTTATCGCTGCCGGGTCATCGGCATCCTCTCTTCGGAAGGGCGATCGCTGGGTTTTGACACCCAGGAGCTGGTGGTGGTGCCGGTGGCCTTTGCCCAGATGCTTTTTAATTCCAGCGGTCTTTTCCGCATTCTTGTCGAGGGCAAAGACCAGCAGTCCCTTGACAAGCTGAAGACCCATATCGCCGACACCATTGCCAAACGGCATTATGGCGAAAAGGACGTGACGATTATTACCCAGGACTCGGTCCTTGCCACCTTTGACAAGATCCTTCGGTCGCTGACCCTGACCGTTGCCGGCATCGCAGCCATCAGCCTGGTGGTCGCCGGCATTCTCATTATGAATGTCATGCTCATGTCGGTTGCCCAGCGTACCGCTGAGATCGGCCTGTGCAAGGCCTTGGGAGGTACCCGTCGGCAGATCATGGTGATGCTGGTTACTGAGGCGCTGCTTCTGTCGATGATTGGCGGAATTTGCGGACTTCTTCTCGGTCTCGCCGGGGCATGGGGGATCGCCCAGTTCTATCCGGAGCTTACCACGAATCCCCCTCTCTGGGCGGTGGGCGCCGCCATTGCCACAGCCCTCGGCACCGGCCTGGTCTTCTCCCTCCTGCCCGCCGGCAGGGCGGCAAGGCTCGATCCGATCCGCGCCCTGGCAAGGCGCTGA
- a CDS encoding NAD(P)/FAD-dependent oxidoreductase, which yields MKKLVILGAGCGGTMMANKMRKHLDRNEWNITIIDKDNIHDYQPGYLFVPFGINTEKEIRKTKREFIKPGIDFVISELVNVDWDKQEVTTATRGKFQYDILIMSTGCDVRPEEVEGLAETWGKDVYGYYRYDHCIDLKKALAQFQGGKLVINIAEMPIKCPVAPLEFAFLADWHFHERGIRDKVEIEFVTPLTGAFTKPVATEVLAAACQQKNIHITPNFALGGVDGERKVISSYDGTEVNYDMLVSIPPNFGSQVMIDSGISDPMGYIPVDKHTLQPKDRDNVWVLGDGTNVPTSKAGAVAHFQADILEENIMAFINGEAQHARSDGHAL from the coding sequence ATGAAAAAGCTTGTCATCCTCGGTGCCGGATGTGGCGGCACGATGATGGCCAATAAGATGAGAAAACATCTTGATCGTAATGAGTGGAACATCACGATCATCGATAAAGACAATATCCATGATTACCAGCCTGGATATCTCTTCGTTCCCTTCGGAATAAATACAGAAAAAGAAATCCGAAAAACCAAGAGAGAATTCATCAAGCCGGGAATAGATTTTGTCATCTCAGAATTGGTCAACGTAGATTGGGACAAACAGGAAGTTACCACCGCCACCAGGGGTAAATTCCAGTACGACATCCTGATCATGTCCACCGGTTGTGACGTTCGTCCGGAAGAGGTTGAGGGTCTTGCCGAGACATGGGGCAAAGATGTTTACGGCTATTACCGCTACGACCACTGCATCGACCTGAAAAAGGCCTTGGCGCAGTTCCAGGGTGGTAAACTGGTCATCAACATTGCCGAGATGCCGATCAAGTGCCCAGTGGCACCTTTGGAATTCGCCTTTCTTGCCGATTGGCATTTCCATGAGCGCGGCATCCGTGACAAGGTCGAGATTGAATTTGTTACCCCTCTGACCGGTGCGTTCACCAAGCCGGTTGCCACAGAGGTTCTCGCTGCTGCCTGCCAGCAGAAAAATATCCATATCACTCCAAACTTTGCACTCGGCGGTGTTGACGGTGAGAGGAAGGTGATCTCCTCTTATGACGGCACTGAGGTCAACTATGACATGTTGGTCTCTATACCACCGAACTTCGGCTCTCAGGTTATGATCGATTCCGGTATCTCCGACCCAATGGGGTACATTCCAGTCGACAAGCATACCCTGCAGCCCAAGGATAGGGACAATGTCTGGGTTCTCGGCGATGGCACCAACGTTCCGACCTCCAAGGCCGGTGCGGTTGCCCACTTCCAGGCAGACATCCTCGAAGAGAACATCATGGCCTTCATCAACGGGGAGGCGCAGCACGCGAGATCGGATGGGCACGCGCTCTGA